From Fibrobacter sp., the proteins below share one genomic window:
- a CDS encoding glycosyltransferase: MLPSSCDIVILGLTITSSWGNGHATTYRALVKELSARGHSVLFLERDMPWYAMHRDLCEPPYGRTELYSSMMELKDRYTSAIQSAEVVIVGSFVPEGVAVGEWVTHTANGIAAFYDIDTPVTLGKLLRRQYEYLTPNLIPRYDLYLSFAGGPILEILEHVYGSPLARPLYCSVDPDSYYPEERKRVFDLGYMGTYSEDRQEALERLMLMPARELTEGKFIVAGPKYPDVASWPPNVVHREHVSPSMHREFYCSQRFTLNITRADMVQSGYAPSVRLFEAAACGTPIISDYWEGLSEFFTFGDEILLGSTPEDTLKYLSGISEEERRSIGERARKRVLSAHTSAHRAQELEYYIAEAMKKRESFSKPKLCRRA; the protein is encoded by the coding sequence ATTCTGCCTTCATCATGCGATATAGTGATTCTCGGTTTGACAATTACATCCTCCTGGGGCAACGGACACGCCACAACCTACAGGGCACTTGTCAAGGAACTCTCAGCAAGGGGGCACAGTGTTCTGTTTCTGGAGAGGGACATGCCCTGGTATGCAATGCATCGGGATTTGTGTGAGCCGCCCTACGGACGAACCGAGCTTTACTCATCGATGATGGAGCTGAAGGATCGTTATACAAGCGCTATTCAGAGTGCAGAGGTAGTGATTGTGGGGTCGTTTGTTCCTGAAGGAGTGGCGGTTGGGGAGTGGGTAACGCATACTGCAAACGGTATTGCCGCTTTTTATGATATTGATACTCCGGTAACCCTGGGGAAGCTCCTGAGACGTCAGTATGAGTATCTTACCCCCAATCTTATTCCAAGGTACGATCTTTATCTCTCTTTTGCGGGAGGCCCGATTCTCGAGATTCTGGAGCATGTTTACGGTTCTCCTCTGGCCAGACCGCTTTATTGTTCGGTAGATCCGGACAGTTACTATCCGGAGGAGAGAAAGAGGGTGTTTGATCTGGGATATATGGGCACCTACAGCGAGGACCGTCAGGAGGCTCTGGAGAGACTGATGCTGATGCCTGCCAGAGAATTGACAGAGGGAAAATTTATAGTGGCTGGTCCCAAGTACCCCGATGTTGCATCATGGCCTCCCAATGTTGTTCACAGGGAGCATGTATCACCCTCGATGCATCGTGAATTCTACTGTTCCCAGCGTTTCACGCTGAACATTACCAGGGCTGATATGGTTCAGTCCGGGTATGCCCCGAGTGTGCGTCTTTTTGAGGCGGCCGCCTGCGGTACTCCCATAATAAGTGACTACTGGGAGGGTTTAAGTGAATTCTTTACTTTTGGAGATGAGATTCTTCTGGGGAGTACTCCTGAGGATACCTTGAAATATCTCTCCGGGATCTCCGAGGAGGAGCGCAGGAGTATCGGGGAGAGGGCCAGGAAGCGTGTGCTTTCCGCCCACACTTCAGCACACCGGGCGCAGGAGCTTGAGTATTACATCGCCGAGGCGATGAAAAAGAGAGAGAGTTTTTCGAAACCGAAACTTTGCAGGAGAGCGTAG